The proteins below are encoded in one region of Populus alba chromosome 2, ASM523922v2, whole genome shotgun sequence:
- the LOC118049195 gene encoding protein TIME FOR COFFEE isoform X2, producing the protein MDRNREGRRQSNMAASNGLSRRRQQRTTRDSPEEDGQVELQETARLRERGGSKRERDRELSSRNKRSRRGGGGGDRLVQGGNKEEGEETTEESIDYEDENEIEDGGVSRLRPPPRAVKQAAGFRVPADEMIGVSVPRKARSVSVKRSHESRVSGNGGFGSEDRRASTSPAASRSFEAASPSSSNVSVRKKTKPNGPKTRPPKVSKCSSSSVQEDIEIEIAEVLYGLKKQSHGSKKEEKAENDLQKLDSTDANDSKSSPNSNFAQTSILNQNNASASASASDSLLVLVTDEREGDAKMEISATKSGKTSFYAESSEVSHDMGASKLASGLESQEEAIKQQDSKLAIEESGVLTWENSVLPEEKSPVCNKVDVDFNDSLLEKSTSTVSKVENQREEKFKIDLMAPPPMASSPEQDSFVDLSLDPKPAAQAVAMKMENVVKNEELADSLVKKEGMIVEEKIKTVGEKRGLKLDFEKPNRNVQQKLLPKAAISKVETTAQSGSVPSPIALPGWLSNLPSLGYMPSFQTVVPMDGTAGSSKALQPPQFIPQPRPKRCATHHYIACNVRLHQQFIKMNHFWPATAGSAALCGAKPKDLNAVPSTENMIIGSTLQGSFPFVNLNPAQDKVQAVANIPVFTRKDRGSESNSLIDTAQKKQLVLPQPPQPAPAGNLMHGPAFIFSLNQHQASTATMTSQTGPSKSASSINNASLPGNGIAGLTTNSSALPAMAAAVSFSYPNLAANETPYLTFLPNNGYPFSISTPVGNQPTFRGGTPSQALPFFNGSFYSSQMLHPSQLQQQQPQPVVQPGHQNASNSSGSSSSHKQPQSRQPRRAHVSTTNFLTSTTMQSQQPPKQHVQSHHSRKLDAELSGESTPIIVDTRAGHSKKSVHGPNFMVPVQPNFGLMASTTVGGSGNHGEKQQQQHQHQLSQEKNLKGGVELIPSQAFAMSFASFNGSKTASNLNFSAMTQNPPILQSFPDMTRQGYQVISAAQATQKKNHQPSEGKSGGSSTNPDDGKKAPLGKSTMGNGQTLFFDNSARTLNFVSSPFTGNWPSQSITATTSIPMAANSSSTSQQQQLVQLQKQHILHQQLQQPIGAADSKASTSNSLPLPSIGAKFPNNASIFSPTQALGNSSPQNPQWKNSSRIPSSQAPLTSLPASNTSVHKNASQQQGRAPQGHSQISFGSSSKSALPPQGQQISPSCQSPSSGGNPRTTSMNAKANSSIPAIQSQQSDNSSSGNAQKSSPVCGRNVPSILSACPSHLSELKY; encoded by the exons ATGGATAGAAACAGAGAAGGTAGAAGACAATCCAACATGGCAGCCTCTAACGGACTATCAAGACGGCGACAGCAGAGAACAACCAGAGATTCTCCTG AGGAGGATGGACAAGTAGAGTTACAAGAAACGGCGAGgctgagagagagaggagggagtAAAAGGGAAAGAGATCGAGAATTATCGAGTAGGAATAAGCGTAgtagaagaggaggaggaggaggagatagGTTAGTACAAGGAGGtaataaagaagaaggagaagaaactACGGAAGAAAGCATCGATTACGaagatgagaatgaaattgaagatGGCGGAGTTTCTCGGTTGCGGCCGCCGCCAAGAGCTGTAAAACAAGCTGCTGGTTTTAGAGTGCCGGCAGATGAAATGATTGGTGTCTCTGTACCGAGAAAGGCTCGGTCAg TTTCTGTGAAGAGGTCACATGAGAGTCGGGTATCAGGAAATGGTGGATTTGGTAGTGAAGACAGGCGAGCTTCGACTTCACCGGCGGCGAGTAGGAGTTTTGAGGCTGCATCGCCATCTTCATCGAATGTTTCAGTCAGAAAAAAGACG AAACCAAATGGACCCAAGACTCGGCCTCCAAAAGTGTCGAAATGTTCTTCTAGTTCAGTTCAGGAAGATATTGAGATTGAGATTGCAGAGGTTTTGTATGGTTTGAAGAAGCAATCACACGGGTCTAAGAAGGAGGAGAAGGCTGAAAATGATCTGCAGAAGCTTGATTCAACGGATGCTAACGACTCCAAGTCGTCTCCGAATTCAAACTTTGCTCAGACATCGATATTGAACCAAAATAATGCCTCTGCCTCTGCCTCTGCTTCTGATTCTTTACTTGTTTTGG TTACCGATGAAAGGGAAGGGGATGCAAAAATGGAAATTTCAGCAACGAAATCGGGAAAAACATCGTTTTACGCAGAATCGTCCGAGGTTTCACATGACATGGGTGCTTCCAAACTTGCGTCTGGGTTAGAGTCACAGGAGGAAGCCATTAAACAACAGGATTCCAAACTGGCAATTGAAGAATCTGGGGTCTTAACTTGGGAAAATTCTGTATTACCAGAAGAGAAGTCGCCTGTGTGCAATAAAGTGGATGTTGATTTCAATGATTCCTTGTTGGAAAAATC GACTTCAACCGTGTCAAAGGTAGAGAACCAGAGAGAGGAGAAGTTCAAGATCGATCTGATG GCTCCTCCTCCCATGGCGTCTTCTCCAGAACAGGACAGCTTTGTCGATTTGTCATTGGATCCTAAGCCTGCAGCCCAAGCTGTGGCAATG AAAATGGAAAATGTGGTTAAGAATGAAGAATTGGCGGACAGTCTAGTGAAGAAGGAAGGAATGATTGTTGAAGAGAAGATAAAGACAGTTGGAGAAAAGCGTggattaaaacttgattttgagAAGCCGAATCGCAATGTGCAGCAGAAACTGCTACCTAAAGCTGCCATTTCTAAAGTGGAGACTACTG CTCAATCTGGTTCAGTGCCTTCGCCAATTGCTTTACCTGGGTGGCTGAGTAATCTACCATCTCTGGG ATACATGCCTTCCTTTCAGACGGTTGTGCCCATGGATGGTACTGCCGGATCATCCAAGGCATTACAG CCTCCACAGTTCATCCCTCAACCTCGGCCAAAGAGATGCGCAACCCACCATTATATTGCTTGCAATGTTCGCCTACACCAGCAATTTATTAAGATGAACCATTTCTGGCCAGCAACAGCTGGCTCCGCTGCTCTATGTGGAGCCAAGCCCAAGGATCTCAATGCAGTGCCTTCCACGGAAAACATGATTATTGGAAGCACTTTGCAAGGAAGCTTTCCCTTTGTGAATCTAAATCCTGCCCAGGACAAAGTGCAGGCTGTGGCAAATATTCCAGTTTTTACTAGAAAAGATAGAGGCTCTGAGAGTAATTCCTTGATAGATACAGCACAGAAGAAGCAGCTTGTGCTTCCTCAGCCTCCACAGCCAGCTCCAGCTGGTAATCTAATG CATGGCCCTGCTTTCATCTTCTCTCTCAATCAGCATCAAGCGTCCACAGCAACAATGACAAGTCAAACGGGGCCCTCTAAATCTGCTTCCTCAATCAACAATGCATCATTGCCTGGCAATGGGATAGCTGGACTAACAACAAACTCTTCAGCATTGCCAGCAATGGCTGCAGCTGTGAGCTTTAGTTACCCAAATTTGGCAGCCAACGAAACCCCTTATTTGACATTTCTACCAAACAATGGCTATCCATTCTCCATCTCCACTCCTGTTGGAAACCAACCAACATTTAGAGGTGGAACCCCTTCTCAAGCATTGCCTTTCTTTAACGGGTCTTTCTACTCATCTCAGATGCTACATCCATCCCAGCTTCAGCAGCAGCAACCTCAACCTGTAGTCCAACCAGGACATCAAAATGCAAGTAATTCAAGTGGCTCATCATCATCTCACAAGCAACCCCAAAGTCGGCAACCACGAAGGGCACATGTTAGCACTACTAATTTTTTGACCTCGACAACAATGCAGTCACAGCAGCCACCGAAGCAGCATGTGCAATCCCATCACTCTAGGAAGCTTGACGCTGAGTTGAGTGGGGAGAGCACCCCCATAATTGTTGATACCCGAGCCGGTCACTCAAAAAAAAGTGTTCATGGCCCTAATTTTATGGTTCCTGTTCAGCCAAACTTTGGTTTAATGGCATCTACAACTGTTGGTGGCAGTGGAAATCATGGTGAGAAGCAGCAACagcaacatcaacatcaactgTCGCAGGAAAAGAATTTAAAGGGTGGAGTAGAGCTTATCCCCTCTCAAGCATTTGCAATGTCATTTGCCTCTTTCAATGGAAGCAAGACAGCATCAAACCTTAATTTCTCAGCTATGACACAAAATCCTCCCATCTTACAAAGCTTCCCAGACATGACACGTCAGGGATACCAGGTTATATCAGCAGCTCAAGCCACACAAAAGAAGAATCACCAGCCGTCCGAAGGGAAGTCTGGAGGTAGTTCGACCAATCCTGATGATGGAAAAAAAGCTCCTTTGGGAAAGTCAACCATGGGTAATGGGCAGAcacttttttttgataattcagCTCGAACTCTGAACTTTGTGTCATCTCCTTTCACTGGAAACTGGCCTTCTCAATCCATCACTGCAACCACAAGCATTCCAATGGCTGCCAACTCAAGCTCAACTTCTCAGCAACAACAGTTAGTTCAGCTTCAGAAGCAACATATTTTGCACCAACAGCTCCAGCAGCCTATTGGTGCAGCGGACAGTAAAGCATCAACATCTAACAGCCTGCCTTTGCCTTCTATTGGTGCCAAGTTTCCCAATAATGCTTCCATTTTTTCTCCAACTCAAGCTCTGGGCAATAGCTCTCCACAAAACCCCCAGTGGAAGAACTCATCCAGAATCCCTTCTTCGCAAGCACCTCTTACATCTCTCCCTGCATCCAACACCTCAGTCCATAAGAATGCTTCCCAGCAACAAGGAAGAGCACCGCAAGGTCATAGCCAAATATCATTTGGGTCAAGTTCCAAGTCTGCTTTGCCACCACAAGGGCAGCAAATATCCCCTAGTTGCCAGTCTCCATCTAGTGGTGGCAACCCGAGAACAACTTCAATGAATGCCAAGGCTAATTCATCAATTCCTGCTATACAATCACAGCAGAGTGACAACTCCTCAAGTGGGAATGCCCAGAAGTCCTCCCCGGTTTGTGGTAGGAATGTGCCTTCAATCTTAAGCGCATGCCCAAGCCACCTTTCTGAACTCAAATACTAG
- the LOC118049195 gene encoding protein TIME FOR COFFEE isoform X1, whose translation MDRNREGRRQSNMAASNGLSRRRQQRTTRDSPEEDGQVELQETARLRERGGSKRERDRELSSRNKRSRRGGGGGDRLVQGGNKEEGEETTEESIDYEDENEIEDGGVSRLRPPPRAVKQAAGFRVPADEMIGVSVPRKARSVSVKRSHESRVSGNGGFGSEDRRASTSPAASRSFEAASPSSSNVSVRKKTKPNGPKTRPPKVSKCSSSSVQEDIEIEIAEVLYGLKKQSHGSKKEEKAENDLQKLDSTDANDSKSSPNSNFAQTSILNQNNASASASASDSLLVLASKTQIMDADSVLVQNGLIAFAVTDEREGDAKMEISATKSGKTSFYAESSEVSHDMGASKLASGLESQEEAIKQQDSKLAIEESGVLTWENSVLPEEKSPVCNKVDVDFNDSLLEKSTSTVSKVENQREEKFKIDLMAPPPMASSPEQDSFVDLSLDPKPAAQAVAMKMENVVKNEELADSLVKKEGMIVEEKIKTVGEKRGLKLDFEKPNRNVQQKLLPKAAISKVETTAQSGSVPSPIALPGWLSNLPSLGYMPSFQTVVPMDGTAGSSKALQPPQFIPQPRPKRCATHHYIACNVRLHQQFIKMNHFWPATAGSAALCGAKPKDLNAVPSTENMIIGSTLQGSFPFVNLNPAQDKVQAVANIPVFTRKDRGSESNSLIDTAQKKQLVLPQPPQPAPAGNLMHGPAFIFSLNQHQASTATMTSQTGPSKSASSINNASLPGNGIAGLTTNSSALPAMAAAVSFSYPNLAANETPYLTFLPNNGYPFSISTPVGNQPTFRGGTPSQALPFFNGSFYSSQMLHPSQLQQQQPQPVVQPGHQNASNSSGSSSSHKQPQSRQPRRAHVSTTNFLTSTTMQSQQPPKQHVQSHHSRKLDAELSGESTPIIVDTRAGHSKKSVHGPNFMVPVQPNFGLMASTTVGGSGNHGEKQQQQHQHQLSQEKNLKGGVELIPSQAFAMSFASFNGSKTASNLNFSAMTQNPPILQSFPDMTRQGYQVISAAQATQKKNHQPSEGKSGGSSTNPDDGKKAPLGKSTMGNGQTLFFDNSARTLNFVSSPFTGNWPSQSITATTSIPMAANSSSTSQQQQLVQLQKQHILHQQLQQPIGAADSKASTSNSLPLPSIGAKFPNNASIFSPTQALGNSSPQNPQWKNSSRIPSSQAPLTSLPASNTSVHKNASQQQGRAPQGHSQISFGSSSKSALPPQGQQISPSCQSPSSGGNPRTTSMNAKANSSIPAIQSQQSDNSSSGNAQKSSPVCGRNVPSILSACPSHLSELKY comes from the exons ATGGATAGAAACAGAGAAGGTAGAAGACAATCCAACATGGCAGCCTCTAACGGACTATCAAGACGGCGACAGCAGAGAACAACCAGAGATTCTCCTG AGGAGGATGGACAAGTAGAGTTACAAGAAACGGCGAGgctgagagagagaggagggagtAAAAGGGAAAGAGATCGAGAATTATCGAGTAGGAATAAGCGTAgtagaagaggaggaggaggaggagatagGTTAGTACAAGGAGGtaataaagaagaaggagaagaaactACGGAAGAAAGCATCGATTACGaagatgagaatgaaattgaagatGGCGGAGTTTCTCGGTTGCGGCCGCCGCCAAGAGCTGTAAAACAAGCTGCTGGTTTTAGAGTGCCGGCAGATGAAATGATTGGTGTCTCTGTACCGAGAAAGGCTCGGTCAg TTTCTGTGAAGAGGTCACATGAGAGTCGGGTATCAGGAAATGGTGGATTTGGTAGTGAAGACAGGCGAGCTTCGACTTCACCGGCGGCGAGTAGGAGTTTTGAGGCTGCATCGCCATCTTCATCGAATGTTTCAGTCAGAAAAAAGACG AAACCAAATGGACCCAAGACTCGGCCTCCAAAAGTGTCGAAATGTTCTTCTAGTTCAGTTCAGGAAGATATTGAGATTGAGATTGCAGAGGTTTTGTATGGTTTGAAGAAGCAATCACACGGGTCTAAGAAGGAGGAGAAGGCTGAAAATGATCTGCAGAAGCTTGATTCAACGGATGCTAACGACTCCAAGTCGTCTCCGAATTCAAACTTTGCTCAGACATCGATATTGAACCAAAATAATGCCTCTGCCTCTGCCTCTGCTTCTGATTCTTTACTTGTTTTGG CATCGAAGACGCAGATAATGGATGCTGATTCAGTTCTGGTTCAAAATGGTTTAATTGCTTTTGCAGTTACCGATGAAAGGGAAGGGGATGCAAAAATGGAAATTTCAGCAACGAAATCGGGAAAAACATCGTTTTACGCAGAATCGTCCGAGGTTTCACATGACATGGGTGCTTCCAAACTTGCGTCTGGGTTAGAGTCACAGGAGGAAGCCATTAAACAACAGGATTCCAAACTGGCAATTGAAGAATCTGGGGTCTTAACTTGGGAAAATTCTGTATTACCAGAAGAGAAGTCGCCTGTGTGCAATAAAGTGGATGTTGATTTCAATGATTCCTTGTTGGAAAAATC GACTTCAACCGTGTCAAAGGTAGAGAACCAGAGAGAGGAGAAGTTCAAGATCGATCTGATG GCTCCTCCTCCCATGGCGTCTTCTCCAGAACAGGACAGCTTTGTCGATTTGTCATTGGATCCTAAGCCTGCAGCCCAAGCTGTGGCAATG AAAATGGAAAATGTGGTTAAGAATGAAGAATTGGCGGACAGTCTAGTGAAGAAGGAAGGAATGATTGTTGAAGAGAAGATAAAGACAGTTGGAGAAAAGCGTggattaaaacttgattttgagAAGCCGAATCGCAATGTGCAGCAGAAACTGCTACCTAAAGCTGCCATTTCTAAAGTGGAGACTACTG CTCAATCTGGTTCAGTGCCTTCGCCAATTGCTTTACCTGGGTGGCTGAGTAATCTACCATCTCTGGG ATACATGCCTTCCTTTCAGACGGTTGTGCCCATGGATGGTACTGCCGGATCATCCAAGGCATTACAG CCTCCACAGTTCATCCCTCAACCTCGGCCAAAGAGATGCGCAACCCACCATTATATTGCTTGCAATGTTCGCCTACACCAGCAATTTATTAAGATGAACCATTTCTGGCCAGCAACAGCTGGCTCCGCTGCTCTATGTGGAGCCAAGCCCAAGGATCTCAATGCAGTGCCTTCCACGGAAAACATGATTATTGGAAGCACTTTGCAAGGAAGCTTTCCCTTTGTGAATCTAAATCCTGCCCAGGACAAAGTGCAGGCTGTGGCAAATATTCCAGTTTTTACTAGAAAAGATAGAGGCTCTGAGAGTAATTCCTTGATAGATACAGCACAGAAGAAGCAGCTTGTGCTTCCTCAGCCTCCACAGCCAGCTCCAGCTGGTAATCTAATG CATGGCCCTGCTTTCATCTTCTCTCTCAATCAGCATCAAGCGTCCACAGCAACAATGACAAGTCAAACGGGGCCCTCTAAATCTGCTTCCTCAATCAACAATGCATCATTGCCTGGCAATGGGATAGCTGGACTAACAACAAACTCTTCAGCATTGCCAGCAATGGCTGCAGCTGTGAGCTTTAGTTACCCAAATTTGGCAGCCAACGAAACCCCTTATTTGACATTTCTACCAAACAATGGCTATCCATTCTCCATCTCCACTCCTGTTGGAAACCAACCAACATTTAGAGGTGGAACCCCTTCTCAAGCATTGCCTTTCTTTAACGGGTCTTTCTACTCATCTCAGATGCTACATCCATCCCAGCTTCAGCAGCAGCAACCTCAACCTGTAGTCCAACCAGGACATCAAAATGCAAGTAATTCAAGTGGCTCATCATCATCTCACAAGCAACCCCAAAGTCGGCAACCACGAAGGGCACATGTTAGCACTACTAATTTTTTGACCTCGACAACAATGCAGTCACAGCAGCCACCGAAGCAGCATGTGCAATCCCATCACTCTAGGAAGCTTGACGCTGAGTTGAGTGGGGAGAGCACCCCCATAATTGTTGATACCCGAGCCGGTCACTCAAAAAAAAGTGTTCATGGCCCTAATTTTATGGTTCCTGTTCAGCCAAACTTTGGTTTAATGGCATCTACAACTGTTGGTGGCAGTGGAAATCATGGTGAGAAGCAGCAACagcaacatcaacatcaactgTCGCAGGAAAAGAATTTAAAGGGTGGAGTAGAGCTTATCCCCTCTCAAGCATTTGCAATGTCATTTGCCTCTTTCAATGGAAGCAAGACAGCATCAAACCTTAATTTCTCAGCTATGACACAAAATCCTCCCATCTTACAAAGCTTCCCAGACATGACACGTCAGGGATACCAGGTTATATCAGCAGCTCAAGCCACACAAAAGAAGAATCACCAGCCGTCCGAAGGGAAGTCTGGAGGTAGTTCGACCAATCCTGATGATGGAAAAAAAGCTCCTTTGGGAAAGTCAACCATGGGTAATGGGCAGAcacttttttttgataattcagCTCGAACTCTGAACTTTGTGTCATCTCCTTTCACTGGAAACTGGCCTTCTCAATCCATCACTGCAACCACAAGCATTCCAATGGCTGCCAACTCAAGCTCAACTTCTCAGCAACAACAGTTAGTTCAGCTTCAGAAGCAACATATTTTGCACCAACAGCTCCAGCAGCCTATTGGTGCAGCGGACAGTAAAGCATCAACATCTAACAGCCTGCCTTTGCCTTCTATTGGTGCCAAGTTTCCCAATAATGCTTCCATTTTTTCTCCAACTCAAGCTCTGGGCAATAGCTCTCCACAAAACCCCCAGTGGAAGAACTCATCCAGAATCCCTTCTTCGCAAGCACCTCTTACATCTCTCCCTGCATCCAACACCTCAGTCCATAAGAATGCTTCCCAGCAACAAGGAAGAGCACCGCAAGGTCATAGCCAAATATCATTTGGGTCAAGTTCCAAGTCTGCTTTGCCACCACAAGGGCAGCAAATATCCCCTAGTTGCCAGTCTCCATCTAGTGGTGGCAACCCGAGAACAACTTCAATGAATGCCAAGGCTAATTCATCAATTCCTGCTATACAATCACAGCAGAGTGACAACTCCTCAAGTGGGAATGCCCAGAAGTCCTCCCCGGTTTGTGGTAGGAATGTGCCTTCAATCTTAAGCGCATGCCCAAGCCACCTTTCTGAACTCAAATACTAG
- the LOC118049197 gene encoding ribosome-recycling factor, chloroplastic, translating into MAAPFSSPTTPPPLRSIFQPNPNPPKALLSLTGSFHGGPHRAKVCYSSIGATSVSLWSSSANYSNLRNGSTKLSGKPVALKRLLQNRRGVVRNATMEEIEAEKSLIEDDAKGRMEKTIDTMRANFNSVRTGRANPSMLDKIEVEYYGTPVSLKSIAQISTPDASSLLVQPYDKSSLKAIEKAIVSSNLGLTPNNDGEVIRMSIPQLTSERRKELSKMVAKLAEEGKVALRNIRRDALKAYEKLEKEKKLSEDNVKDLSSDLQKLTDEYMKKIDNIFKQKEKELLKV; encoded by the exons ATGGCGGCTCCATTCTCTTCACCAACAACGCCACCGCCACTGAGGTCCATCTTTCAACCCAACCCAAACCCACCCAAAGCCCTCCTCTCCCTCACAG GTTCATTTCATGGAGGACCCCACCGCGCCAAGGTTTGTTACAGCAGTATTGGTGCTACTAGCGTGTCTTTGTGGAGCTCTTCTGCTAACTACTCCAATCTCCGTAACGGCTCCACCAAACTCTCCGGCAAGCCCGTTGCTTTAAAGCGGCTGCTGCAAAACAG AAGAGGAGTGGTGAGGAATGCTACTATGGAAGAAATCGAAGCGGAGAAATCTTTGATTGAGGATGATGCA AAAGGAAGGATGGAAAAGACTATTGACACTATGAGAGCCAATTTTAATTCTGTGAGGACAGGCAGAGCAAATCCATCGATGCTAGATAAGATTGAG GTGGAATATTATGGAACTCCAGTCAGCCTCAAGAGCATAGCTCAAATCAGTACTCCTGATGCAAGTTCTCTCTTGGTCCAGCCATATGACAAATCCAG CTTAAAGGCTATTGAGAAGGCCATTGTCAGCTCTAATCTTGGTTTGACTCCAAACAATGATGGAGAAGTGATAAGGATGTCTATTCCTCAATTGACATCTGAAAGAAGGAAG GAGCTATCAAAGATGGTGGCCAAATTAGCTGAAGAAGGAAAG GTGGCGTTGAGGAATATTAGAAGAGATGCATTGAAAGCATATGAGAAACTTGAGAAG GAGAAAAAGCTCTCAGAAGACAATGTGAAGGATTTGTCCAGTGATTTGCAG AAACTTACAGATGAGTATATGAAGAAAATAGAtaacattttcaaacaaaaagaaaag GAGTTGCTGAAGGTTTAA
- the LOC118049265 gene encoding mavicyanin encodes MGSMKKTLAISYLMMALCGVSMASTVYQVGDSAGWTSMGGVDYQDWAADKNFHAGDALVFSYNMQFHNVKQVTSQDFEACNATSPTATYTSGSDAINLERLGHVYFICGFPGHCQAGQKIDISVSPITSGPSPAHWPSSSRSGASSDLYFNKLYWTLSVLALCLSLLAY; translated from the coding sequence ATGGGTAGTATGAAGAAAACTTTGGCGATTTCTTACTTGATGATGGCTCTTTGCGGAGTCTCCATGGCGTCCACAGTTTACCAAGTCGGTGACTCTGCTGGTTGGACAAGCATGGGTGGCGTTGATTACCAGGACTGGGCTGCCGATAAGAACTTCCACGCCGGCGATGCTCTTGTTTTCAGTTATAACATGCAATTCCACAACGTGAAGCAAGTCACGTCACAAGATTTCGAGGCATGCAATGCAACATCCCCTACAGCCACTTACACTAGCGGCTCCGATGCAATCAATCTTGAAAGGCTTGGCCATGTCTACTTCATATGTGGTTTCCCTGGTCACTGCCAAGCAGGGCAGAAGATCGATATCTCGGTCTCCCCGATAACTTCCGGTCCGAGTCCAGCTCATTGGCCCTCAAGCTCGCGTAGCGGGGCTTCATCTgatctttattttaataaactgtATTGGACCTTGAGTGTGCTGGCGCTCTGTCTCTCACTGCTTGCTTATTAG